From the Paramormyrops kingsleyae isolate MSU_618 chromosome 7, PKINGS_0.4, whole genome shotgun sequence genome, one window contains:
- the LOC111838536 gene encoding phosphatidylinositol 4,5-bisphosphate 5-phosphatase A-like encodes MPQSLFPLGSPCPTPCSRVCIVSWNVGSAVPPDDVTSLLGLNTTDVKADMYIIGLQEMNSMISKRLKDALFTDPWTELFMETLSGSGHVLVTSERMQGVLLLVFAQCCHLPFLRGVQTQTTRTGLGGYWGNKGGVSARMALFGHSICFLNCHLPAHMRNLEQRVDDFESILQQQQFQGGGGMGVLDHDLVFWFGDLNFRIEDYDTHVVKSAIESSKLQMLWEKDQLNKAKACEAVLQGFQEGPLNFPPTYKFDVGTHTYDTSTKKRKPAWTDRVLWRLRAAGSPGPAQPPTVRRGLTSWLSPGLRVTQRSYRSHMGYTCSDHKPISAVFSLQFPFKMDVPLVTLSVDKEWTKVSDASVSFQVASSLSRSTWDWIALYKVGFRHPKDYASYIWTRQEDSDHQSHEHKVTFSEEDLPKGSGEYMLGYYSHNLNSIVGLTQPFQMQLPSQSPALSRKGSSASSTEDDSTLELLPPQSRSPSPAAAKTRQSSRSRSPALPTLQGLGLRPRPHSRDTGPRSPSPRATTAWKERLLSPDSPTAPPPGCSRSGPPGTPVIEYEGHSPPMPAPTPADLHMAPKAHGRIKHWLRKAQKKVVLTS; translated from the exons ATGCCCCAGTCTCTGTTCCCATTAG GATCCCCCTGCCCCACTCCGTGTTCCAG GGTCTGCATAGTCTCATGGAATGTGGGGTCAGCCGTTCCTCCAGATGACGTTACCTCCTTGTTGGGATTGAATACAACTGATGTAAAGGCTGACATGTATATCATTGG CCTGCAGGAAATGAACTCCATGATCAGCAAGCGGCTTAAAGATGCTCTTTTCACTGATCCATGGACAGAGCTGTTCATGGAGACCCTCAGTGGCAGTGGACACGTGCTG GTGACGTCCGAGCGGATGCAGGGGGTCCTGCTTCTGGTGTTTGCTCAGTGCTGCCACCTGCCTTTCCTCAGGGGTGTACAGACTCAGACCACACGCACTGGCCTGGGGGGATATTGG GGGAACAAAGGAGGTGTGAGCGCACGGATGGCACTGTTTGGGCACTCCATCTGCTTCCTGAATTGTCACCTGCCAGCACACATGCGCAACCTGGAGCAGCGTGTTGATGACTTCGAGAGCATCCTGCAGCAACAGCAGTtccagggcgggggggggatgggagTCCTGGACCACGA TCTGGTGTTCTGGTTTGGGGACCTTAACTTTCGCATTGAGGATTACGACACACATGTTGTGAAAAGTGCAATAGAGAGCAGCAAGCTTCAAATGCTCTGGGAGAAGGACCAG CTGAACAAGGCAAAAGCATGTGAGGCAGTCCTGCAGGGCTTCCAGGAGGGACCCCTGAACTTTCCTCCCACTTACAAGTTTGATGTGGGTACACACACCTACGACACCAG CACGAAGAAGCGCAAGCCAGCCTGGACAGACCGCGTGCTGTGGCGTCTGCGGGCCGCCGGCTCACCTGGCCCAGCCCAGCCACCCACGGTGCGGCGTGGTCTAACGTCATGGCTGAGCCCCGGGCTGAGGGTCACGCAGCGTTCCTACCGCAGCCACATGGGCTACACCTGTAGCGACCACAAACCCATCAGCGCCGTCTTCTCCCTACAG TTTCCCTTTAAGATGGATGTCCCCCTGGTAACTCTCTCAGTCGATAAAGAGTGGACCAAGGTGTCGGATGCCTCTGTTAGCTTCCAAGTGGCCTCGTCTTTGTCGCGCAGCACATGGGACTGGATTGCACTCTACAAG GTAGGATTCAGGCATCCCAAAGACTACGCCTCTTACATCTGGACCAGGCAGGAGGACTCTGACCATCAGTCCCATGAGCACAAG GTGACATTTTCTGAGGAGGATTTGCCTAAGGGCTCCGGGGAGTACATGCTGGGTTACTACAGCCACAACCTGAACAGCATTGTGGGACTGACGCAGCCCTTTCAG ATGCAGCTTCCGTCTCAGAGCCCGGCACTCAGCCGGAAGGGCAGTTCGGCCAGCAGCACGGAGGATGACAGCACGCTagagctgctgcccccgcagtCGCGCAGCCCAAGCCCCGCAGCCGCCAAGACGCGCCAGTCCAGCCGCAGCCGCAGTCCCGCCCTGCCCACGCTGCAGGGCCTCGGCCTGCGGCCCCGCCCTCACTCCCGTGACACCGGGCCTCGCAGCCCCTCCCCACGGGCCACCACCGCCTGGAAGGAGCGGCTCCTTTCCCCCGATAGccccacagcgccccctcctggctGCTCCCGCTCCGGCCCACCGGGTACCCCAGTTATTGAG